From a single Calothrix sp. NIES-2098 genomic region:
- a CDS encoding hypothetical protein (similar to cyclopropane-fatty-acyl-phospholipid synthase) translates to MTTAKTLTPGASHEAIQHHYDVGNDFYQLWLDSTMTYSCAIWDEGEPEEALELAQIRKVDFHINQAKAKNAKRVLDIGCGWGTVLKRLVDVHGVEQAVGLTLSEAQKNWISANKHPQIEVNLESWLNYSPKEPFDAIISIGAFEHFVKPELSSQEKIDVYRTFFSRCHEWLNPGGSISIQTIAYGKRKPEEVQKSLGAQFANQEIFPESDSPRLTEITAAAEGIFEVVSVRNDRMDYVRTLQAWLTNFRSKRTEIINLVGKTVFERYERYLYLALLGFLTGDLLLLRLTFRRID, encoded by the coding sequence ATGACTACTGCAAAAACTTTGACTCCTGGCGCTTCGCATGAAGCAATACAACACCATTACGATGTTGGAAATGATTTTTATCAACTTTGGTTAGATAGTACTATGACTTATTCTTGTGCTATCTGGGATGAAGGCGAACCAGAAGAAGCGCTGGAATTAGCTCAAATTAGAAAAGTTGATTTTCATATTAATCAAGCCAAAGCCAAAAATGCCAAGCGAGTTTTAGATATCGGTTGTGGTTGGGGAACAGTACTCAAACGTTTAGTAGATGTGCATGGAGTTGAGCAAGCTGTAGGACTAACATTAAGTGAAGCTCAAAAAAATTGGATTTCTGCTAACAAGCATCCGCAAATTGAAGTTAATCTCGAAAGCTGGTTAAACTACTCACCAAAAGAGCCTTTTGATGCAATTATTTCTATTGGTGCTTTTGAACATTTTGTCAAACCAGAATTATCTAGCCAGGAAAAAATTGATGTTTATCGTACCTTCTTTAGTCGCTGTCATGAATGGTTAAATCCAGGCGGTTCGATATCCATTCAAACTATCGCCTATGGGAAGAGAAAACCAGAAGAAGTACAAAAAAGTTTAGGCGCGCAGTTTGCCAATCAAGAAATATTTCCCGAATCTGATTCTCCGCGACTTACAGAAATTACCGCCGCCGCAGAAGGTATTTTTGAAGTAGTTTCAGTTCGTAACGATCGCATGGATTATGTCCGCACTCTCCAAGCATGGTTAACTAACTTCAGAAGCAAACGTACAGAAATCATCAATTTGGTTGGCAAAACTGTTTTTGAGCGCTACGAACGTTATCTGTATCTGGCACTTCTAGGCTTTTTAACTGGAGATTTATTACTTTTACGGTTAACTTTTCGCCGCATTGATTAA